In the genome of Rhodoplanes sp. Z2-YC6860, one region contains:
- a CDS encoding amidohydrolase family protein translates to MRVVALEEHFSIPALVKKIDPAVIAKRGFKGRKQAPGKPSLNDLLPEIGEVRLKSMDENGVTMQVLSAGGPGPDLVPGAAGADLAREMNDQLAAACAKHPTRFAGFACLPMATPDACAKELTRSVKELKFLGAMINGSTDNRFLDHPSYDGLLAAAVELDVPIYIHPHLPPPAVHEIYYSGLPDGADRVLATAGWGWHSEVAIQTLRLALNGTLDKHPKLKIIIGHMGEMLPVMLARLDEVSSLDVDHLKRKPSRAILDQVWITTSGIFSQPPFIAALQTFGIDRIMFSIDYPFAPNAAGKKFLSQVNLSPSDMEKLTHGNADALLKLKA, encoded by the coding sequence ATGCGTGTGGTCGCCCTCGAAGAGCACTTTTCAATCCCGGCGTTGGTGAAGAAGATCGACCCAGCCGTCATCGCCAAGCGCGGCTTCAAGGGCCGCAAGCAGGCGCCGGGCAAGCCGAGCCTCAACGATCTGCTTCCCGAGATCGGCGAGGTCCGCCTCAAGTCGATGGACGAGAACGGCGTCACCATGCAGGTGCTGTCCGCCGGCGGCCCAGGCCCTGATCTGGTACCGGGGGCGGCCGGCGCCGATCTGGCGCGCGAGATGAACGACCAGCTCGCCGCGGCCTGCGCCAAGCACCCGACCCGCTTCGCGGGCTTCGCCTGCCTGCCGATGGCGACCCCTGACGCCTGCGCCAAGGAGCTCACGCGCTCCGTCAAGGAGCTGAAATTCCTGGGCGCCATGATCAACGGCTCCACCGACAACCGCTTCCTCGACCATCCGAGCTACGACGGCCTGCTCGCTGCCGCGGTCGAACTCGACGTGCCGATCTACATCCATCCGCACCTGCCGCCGCCTGCGGTGCATGAGATCTATTATTCGGGCCTGCCTGACGGCGCCGACCGCGTGCTCGCGACCGCCGGCTGGGGCTGGCACTCGGAGGTCGCAATCCAGACGCTGCGCCTCGCCCTCAACGGCACGCTCGACAAGCATCCGAAGCTGAAGATCATCATCGGCCACATGGGCGAGATGCTGCCGGTGATGCTGGCGCGCCTCGATGAGGTGTCGTCGCTCGATGTCGATCATCTCAAGCGCAAGCCCAGCCGCGCGATCCTCGATCAGGTCTGGATCACGACCAGCGGCATCTTCAGCCAGCCGCCGTTCATCGCGGCGCTGCAGACCTTCGGCATCGACCGCATCATGTTCTCGATCGATTATCCGTTTGCGCCGAATGCGGCGGGCAAGAAGTTCCTGAGCCAAGTCAACCTGTCGCCGAGCGACATGGAGAAGCTGACTCACGGCAACGCGGATGCGCTGCTGAAGCTGAAGGCCTAA
- a CDS encoding ethanolamine ammonia-lyase reactivating factor EutA, whose product MPVETDDQGGRVFFSSTGRSLEDDDQVVVLSVGVDIGSSTSHLVFSRIVLERLDSRYVVTERETFYASDILLTPYSAENTIDAAALGAFIRKEYADAKVEPDEIDTGALILTGVAVQRKNARAIGELFAKEAGKLVAVSAGDSLETVMAAYGSGAVARSIRDECTVMNIDVGGGTSKIAICAEGKVIDAAAVDVGARLVCLEADGKIIRVEEAGRRYGLELGLDLKPGGMLTLDQGKAIAGLMADRLIETMRGGSPTVQGVSLLRTEPLKHRGPIAQIQFSGGVSEFIYGNESQKFGDLGPLLAAEIRARAEAFCPNIGESLEGIRATVVGASQYTVQLSGSTIYVAPLDAVPLRNVPVIAPALQLDGETIDPAAVASATQAMLKRLDLNGGEQPVAVFVPWQGSATFQRLDAFCRGVVDGLENILKKGHPLVLAGDGDVGGLLGIHLHEEMKIRNAVVSIDGLELKEFDYIDIGTMLETTGAVPVVIKSLIFPGSAARVGA is encoded by the coding sequence ATGCCGGTCGAGACCGACGATCAGGGTGGACGGGTCTTCTTCTCGTCCACCGGCCGTTCGCTGGAGGACGACGACCAGGTCGTCGTCCTCAGCGTCGGCGTCGACATCGGCTCCTCGACCTCGCATCTGGTGTTCTCGCGCATCGTGCTGGAGAGGCTCGACAGCCGCTATGTCGTCACCGAGCGCGAGACGTTCTATGCCTCCGACATTCTGCTGACGCCCTACTCGGCTGAAAACACCATTGACGCCGCGGCGCTTGGCGCCTTCATCCGCAAGGAATACGCGGACGCCAAGGTCGAGCCCGACGAGATCGACACCGGGGCACTGATTCTTACCGGCGTCGCCGTACAGCGAAAAAACGCACGCGCCATTGGCGAACTGTTCGCGAAGGAAGCCGGCAAGCTCGTTGCGGTGTCGGCCGGCGACAGCCTGGAAACCGTGATGGCAGCTTACGGTTCGGGCGCGGTGGCGCGCTCGATCCGCGACGAATGCACGGTGATGAACATCGACGTCGGCGGCGGCACCTCGAAGATCGCGATCTGCGCCGAAGGCAAAGTGATCGACGCGGCCGCGGTCGATGTCGGCGCGCGGCTGGTTTGTCTCGAAGCCGACGGCAAGATCATCCGCGTCGAAGAAGCCGGCCGGCGCTACGGCTTGGAGCTCGGACTCGACCTCAAGCCGGGCGGCATGCTGACACTCGACCAGGGCAAAGCCATCGCCGGCCTGATGGCCGACAGGCTGATCGAGACGATGCGCGGTGGTTCACCTACGGTACAGGGCGTGAGCCTGCTTCGCACCGAACCGTTGAAGCATCGCGGACCGATCGCGCAGATCCAGTTCTCCGGCGGAGTGTCGGAGTTCATCTACGGCAACGAGTCGCAGAAGTTCGGCGATCTCGGTCCGCTGCTGGCCGCCGAGATTCGCGCACGCGCCGAAGCGTTCTGCCCGAACATCGGCGAATCCCTCGAAGGCATCCGCGCCACCGTGGTCGGTGCCTCGCAATACACCGTGCAGCTCAGCGGTAGCACGATCTACGTGGCGCCGCTCGATGCCGTGCCGCTGCGCAACGTGCCGGTGATCGCACCGGCGCTTCAGCTTGACGGCGAGACCATCGATCCCGCCGCGGTCGCGAGCGCGACGCAGGCGATGCTGAAACGGCTTGATCTGAATGGCGGCGAACAGCCGGTCGCAGTGTTCGTGCCATGGCAGGGCTCGGCGACGTTCCAGCGGCTCGATGCGTTCTGCCGCGGCGTAGTCGACGGGCTGGAAAACATTTTGAAGAAGGGCCACCCGCTGGTGCTCGCCGGCGATGGCGATGTCGGAGGCCTCCTCGGCATCCACCTGCACGAGGAGATGAAGATTCGGAACGCCGTGGTGTCGATCGACGGGCTCGAACTGAAGGAGTTCGACTACATCGACATCGGCACCATGCTCGAAACCACCGGCGCGGTGCCGGTGGTCATCAAGTCGCTAATTTTTCCGGGAAGCGCCGCACGGGTCGGCGCGTGA